Proteins from a genomic interval of Panthera uncia isolate 11264 chromosome C1 unlocalized genomic scaffold, Puncia_PCG_1.0 HiC_scaffold_4, whole genome shotgun sequence:
- the DCDC2B gene encoding doublecortin domain-containing protein 2B isoform X2 has protein sequence MAGGGNPAAKRVVVYRNGDPFSPGCQLVVSQRRFPTLETFLCEVTSAVQAPVAVRALYTPRHGHPVTDLADLQNGGQYVAAGFERFRKLHYLPPGRKAPGGKSSRLSDPPETHCPCDGTCGPRPPAGSPCYIHVFRNGDLLSPPFSLKLSQAASEDWKTVLKLLTEKAKLQTGAVCKLCTLEGLPLSAREALVNGHYYVAVGKDEFKALPYLELLVPSPSLPRGCWHPPDPKSRPHKQQLPQTPRAFKRGLAGEKARRASTHSPSPVFPLQAHGHGAQATQPSTKEPSQIEPSAFHARRQQAIQPRSRLPTLSFPSGVKGVYEAPHPRKETAGAQEVPDDEDTCAEELLDQRAVQMVDEALCLEKQPGTGAAISASALSLPSWAPAVPAGNWGVHSAATIYPCLQQPVPGDPAPRLGSQDTL, from the exons ATGGCCGGTGGTGGCAATCCAGCAGCCAAGAGGGTAGTGGTATACCGGAATGGGGACCCCTTCTCCCCAGGCTGCCAGCTGGTGGTGAGTCAACGCCGCTTTCCCACCCTGGAGACCTTCCTCTGTGAGGTGACATCGGCTGTGCAGGCCCCAGTGGCTGTGCGGGCCCTCTATACGCCTCGTCATGGCCACCCTGTCACGGACCTGGCGGACCTGCAGAACGGAGGGCAGTATGTGGCTGCTGGCTTTGAAAGATTCCGCAAGCTGCA CTATTTACCCCCTGGACGGAAGGCTCCAGGTGGAAAGAGCAGCAGACTCTca GATCCTCCTGAGACTCACTGCCCATGTGATGGGACCTGTGGACCACGACCACCGGCAGGTTCCCCCTGCTATATCCA TGTGTTCAGGAATGGGGACCTGTTAAGTCCCCCATTTAGCCTGAAGCTGTCCCAGGCAGCCAGCGAGGACTGGAAAACAGTGTTGAAGCTCCTGACTGAGAAGGCCAAACTACAGACCGGAGCTGTGTGCAA ACTCTGCACCCTGGAAGGGCTCCCACTGTCAGCAAGAGAGGCTCTGGTGAATGGCCATTACTATGTGGCTGTGGGAAAGGATGAGTTCAAGGCCCTCCCCTATCTGGAGCTGCTGGTGCCTAGCCCCTCACTGCCCAGGGGCTGCTG GCACCCTCCAGACCCAAAGTCTAGGCCTCACAAGCAGCAG CTCCCGCAGACACCAAGGGCATTCAAGCGTGGCCTGGCAGGAGAGAAGGCAAGAAGAGCCAGCACCCACAGCCCAAGCCCAGTCTTCCCTCTACAGGCCCATGGCCACGGGGCACAGGCAACCCAGCCCTCTACAAAGGAGCCAAGCCAAATTGAGCCATCTGCTTTTCATGCCAGACGCCAGCAGGCCATTCAGCCaagaagcaggctccccactctctCATTTCCATCAG GAGTCAAAGGAGTATATGAGGCTCCCCACCCAAGGAAGGAGACAGCGGGGGCCCAGGAAGTGCCAGATGATGAAGACACCTGTGCAGAGGAACTCTTGGATCAG AGGGCAGTGCAGATGGTGGACGAGGCCCTGTGCCTGGAAAAGCAGCCTGGGACTGGGGCAGCGATCTCAGCCTCAGCCCTGTCTCTGCCATCTTGGGCACCAGCAGTTCCAGCCGGGAACTGGGGCGTCCACTCTGCAGCCACCATTTATCCTTGCCTCCAGCAGCCTGTTCCAGGGGACCCAGCGCCCCGCCTGGGCTCACAGGATACCCTGTAg
- the DCDC2B gene encoding doublecortin domain-containing protein 2B isoform X1, with protein MAGGGNPAAKRVVVYRNGDPFSPGCQLVVSQRRFPTLETFLCEVTSAVQAPVAVRALYTPRHGHPVTDLADLQNGGQYVAAGFERFRKLHYLPPGRKAPGGKSSRLSDPPETHCPCDGTCGPRPPAGSPCYIHVFRNGDLLSPPFSLKLSQAASEDWKTVLKLLTEKAKLQTGAVCKLCTLEGLPLSAREALVNGHYYVAVGKDEFKALPYLELLVPSPSLPRGCWHPPDPKSRPHKQQLPQTPRAFKRGLAGEKARRASTHSPSPVFPLQAHGHGAQATQPSTKEPSQIEPSAFHARRQQAIQPRSRLPTLSFPSGVKGVYEAPHPRKETAGAQEVPDDEDTCAEELLDQP; from the exons ATGGCCGGTGGTGGCAATCCAGCAGCCAAGAGGGTAGTGGTATACCGGAATGGGGACCCCTTCTCCCCAGGCTGCCAGCTGGTGGTGAGTCAACGCCGCTTTCCCACCCTGGAGACCTTCCTCTGTGAGGTGACATCGGCTGTGCAGGCCCCAGTGGCTGTGCGGGCCCTCTATACGCCTCGTCATGGCCACCCTGTCACGGACCTGGCGGACCTGCAGAACGGAGGGCAGTATGTGGCTGCTGGCTTTGAAAGATTCCGCAAGCTGCA CTATTTACCCCCTGGACGGAAGGCTCCAGGTGGAAAGAGCAGCAGACTCTca GATCCTCCTGAGACTCACTGCCCATGTGATGGGACCTGTGGACCACGACCACCGGCAGGTTCCCCCTGCTATATCCA TGTGTTCAGGAATGGGGACCTGTTAAGTCCCCCATTTAGCCTGAAGCTGTCCCAGGCAGCCAGCGAGGACTGGAAAACAGTGTTGAAGCTCCTGACTGAGAAGGCCAAACTACAGACCGGAGCTGTGTGCAA ACTCTGCACCCTGGAAGGGCTCCCACTGTCAGCAAGAGAGGCTCTGGTGAATGGCCATTACTATGTGGCTGTGGGAAAGGATGAGTTCAAGGCCCTCCCCTATCTGGAGCTGCTGGTGCCTAGCCCCTCACTGCCCAGGGGCTGCTG GCACCCTCCAGACCCAAAGTCTAGGCCTCACAAGCAGCAG CTCCCGCAGACACCAAGGGCATTCAAGCGTGGCCTGGCAGGAGAGAAGGCAAGAAGAGCCAGCACCCACAGCCCAAGCCCAGTCTTCCCTCTACAGGCCCATGGCCACGGGGCACAGGCAACCCAGCCCTCTACAAAGGAGCCAAGCCAAATTGAGCCATCTGCTTTTCATGCCAGACGCCAGCAGGCCATTCAGCCaagaagcaggctccccactctctCATTTCCATCAG GAGTCAAAGGAGTATATGAGGCTCCCCACCCAAGGAAGGAGACAGCGGGGGCCCAGGAAGTGCCAGATGATGAAGACACCTGTGCAGAGGAACTCTTGGATCAG CCCTAG